In bacterium, the genomic stretch GTCTGGAATCTCTTAAAGACCAGATAGAAAAACACACACTACTTTTAGAACATCCTCTGTCTTATAATAATGGAGATGTTTCATTCCAGAGTAATTTTAACCGCAGTGCCTTTATAGACGCTGTAAAGAAGACAAAAAGGTATATAAGAGAAGGGGATATCATACAGGCGGTGATAGCCCAGCGATGGCAGAAAGAATTAGACATTCCTGCCTTCAATATCTACAGGGCACTGAGAACTGTAAATCCCTCACCATATATGTTTTATATTGACGCTGGTGAGTTTAAACTTGTAGGGTCTTCCCCTGAGATATTGGTAAAATTAGATGGGAAAAAGGCAACGATAAGACCTATTGCAGGAACAAGGCCGAGGGGAAGAAATGAGAAGGAAGAGGCAAAATTAGAAACAGAATTACTTGCAGATGAGAAGGAACGGGCAGAGCATATAATGCTTGTGGATTTAGGAAGGAATGATTTAGGAAGGGTGTGTATCCCCGGAACAGTAAAGGTAACAGAACTTATGGTGATAGAAAAATACTCCCATGTGATGCATATCGTATCAAATGTAGAAGGAAAGATGAAACCTGGTAAGAGTGCGGTGGACCTCATTAAGGCATCTTTTCCCGCAGGCACTGTATCAGGTGCACCTAAAATAAGGGCGATGGAGATTATAGAGGAGATTGAACCGGAGAAAAGAGGTCCATATGCTGGGGCTGTAGGATATTTCAGTTTACAGGGCAATATGGACTTCTGTATCACAATAAGAACCTTCTTCATCAAGGAGAACAAACTTTATATACAGGCAGGTGCAGGAATTGTTGCTGATTCTGTACCGGAAAAGGAATACAGGGAGACAGAGAATAAGGCAAGAGGACTGATGGAAGCATATAAACTTGCCAGGAGGATATAACAATGCTTTTGATGATAGACAACTATGATTCTTTTGTCTATAACCTTGTACAGTACTTCGGAGAACTAAAACAGAAGGTAGTAGTATTCAGGAACGATGCTATCTCCATTGAGAAGATTAAAAAATTAAAGCCCTCCCATATAGTTATATCACCGGGTCCTGGAAGACCTGAAGATGCAGGGATTTCCTGTGATGTAATAAAAAACTTTACAGGAAGTATACCCATATTAGGTGTGTGTCTGGGGCATCAGTGTATTGGCTATGTTTATGGTGGCAAGATTATAAAAGCAGACAAACTTATGCACGGCAAGACCTCCATTATATACCACAAAAAGACAGGGCTATATAAAGGTATTCCTTCTCCATTTACTGCTACAAGGTACCACTCACTCCTCATCAAAAACGGTTCTTTACCACCTGAAATTATTGTTGATGCGTGGACGAAAGAGGGTGAGATAATGGGAGTACGACATAAAAAATATAAACTATTTGGTGTTCAGTTCCATCCAGAGGCAGTACTTACCGAGTATGGCAAAACAATTCTTAAAAACTTTCTTTCCCTCTGATTAATACCACCTCTATAGAATAATATAAAAAAGAGATTTATTCCCTATATGAGATTATTATATATTCTTTCCTCACCCTAATTCCTATCACCCAAAAATTCCTACCCATATGAGGGGAGATACCTGAATTACCTTCTCCCTATGGGGGGGAGAAGGTTAAGGATGAGGGGGAAAAGTGTAGCAGAGGTCTCACCCTCACCCTGCCCCTCTCCCCTCTAAGGGAGAGGGGAAAAGAAGAAAATCCTCCCCATATGAGGGGGGAGGGTGCTGGTGCGACGAGTAAGGAGCAACGTATAGCACAGATGGCGAGATGGTGAGCCCGTTGACTGAAGCCCGTCAGGGCAAGAACAGGTGGGGGTGAAGAGTATAGAAAAGGTCTCACCCTCCCCTCTGAGAGAGGGGAAACTTAACAGAACCTATCTCCTCAAGGGAGAGGAAAAAGAGAAGTAAGGGAGGAGAATAATTTCAAGGCATATTACTCCATTGCCGTGAGACGTTTTATATCTTCCAGTGTATCCACTGAAGGAGAATCCCTCTGGATAACTATAACCTTAAGTTTATATCCGTTTTCAATAATCCTTAACTGCTCTAATTTCTCAATCCTTTCAAGCGGACTGACAGGCAGTTTATGGAATATCTTGAGAAACTCCTTCCTGAAAAGATATACACCTATATGTTTATAAAAACTCACCCTTTTCAACAATTCAGGAGTATTGCCTGTGAAATAGAGAGAAGGGTAGGGGATTAAAGAACGGGAAGAATAAAGGGTATTCCCTTCCTTATCAAAAACAATTTTTACAACATTTGTATCATAGACCTCATCTGCTTTTCTTATCTTTGTGGCTGATGTGGCAGCATAAATGTCCTTATCTTTTTTCATTATCTCCAGTGGTTTTTCAACTGCTTCAACAGGTAAAAATGGCTCATCTGCCTGTATATTTACCACTATATCCACATCCATATCTTTAACTGCCTCTGCTACCCTGTCAGTCCCGCTTTTACAGTCAGGGGATGTCATTATCACTTCTGCGCCTATCCGTCCTGCTTCCTCTGCTACCCTTCTATCATCTGTGGCAATATATATAGCAGAGAACTCTTTAACCTTCTTTGCCCTTTCATATACCCTGTGGAGCACGGTCTTTCCATTGATTTCATAAAGCACTTTACCTTTCAACCGTTCAGAGCCGTACCTTGCAGGTATCACACATATTATCTTTTCTTTCCTCATCTGTTTCCTTTTTATTTACCCTCTCCCTTGAGTGGAGAGGTTCTATTAATTCTCCTCTCCCTTAGAGGGGAGGGGATTAAGGGGAGGGTGAGACCTCCGATGTACTTTTCCCCCTCATCCTTAACCTTCTCCCCCATAGGGAGAAGGTATTTTAGGTATCCCCCTCATATGGGGAGGATTTCTTATTTACCCTCTCCCTTGAGGGGAGAGGGTTAGGGTGAGGATGAATACCTGTTTTAATCTTCATCCTCACCCCTTAAAATTGTATCATATAAAGGATTAAGATAAAATATACGGGATGGAGGAAAAATGGAAAAGATAATAAGGTTCGGGGTATCAATGGAGGAGAAACTCCTTGAGACATTTGACAGGTATATAAGGGATGAAGGGTATAAAAACCGTTCTGAGGCAATAAGGGACATCATAAGGAAGGAGTTTGTAGAGGAGGAATGGGAAAAAGATACTGATGTTGCTGGTTGTATACTTATTGTCTATGACCACCACAAAAGGGAACTTGTTTCAAGGATAATGGATATACAGCATGACTATTATGAAAATATCATCTCCACAGCAGCATATACATATGGACCACCACAACTGTCTTGAAATCGTAGTGGTAAAAGGGAAGGCAGATGCAATAAGACGTCTTTATGGACTCTTAAAAGCACTGAAAGGTGTTAAATACTCCACTCTCTCTAAAGCGAGCACAGGTAAAAAGATATAGATTATGGAAAAAGCAGAACTCTGCCCTGTTTATAATATCCCTTACTGACAAGACGGATACCTTTTTTTCCTGTAATCTCTCCTGATACCTTTGCTTTAATCTTATATTTCTCTGCTGTCTTAATAACCTTTTCTGGCTGTGATGTAATAAGAAGCATCCCCTGACCCATATTCCATACCGTATATGCCTCTCTATCATCCACACCGCCACATTTCTGACATAAAAACATAATATCTGGTGGTTCATAAAGGTCTATAATATCTGCTCCTGTTCCACTTGCTGAAAGCACTCTTCCTAATTTTCCCGGGATACCACCACCTGTAATATGTACTATTCCTTCAACAAAACTTAACATATCCAGCCCCGCAGGGGTATAAATCCTTGAAGGGGTAAGCACCATCTCACCTAATCTTTTCCCTTTTATCTTCTTTTTGTGCCAGTTTCCTCCGTATTTCTCTGATAGAATCTTCCTTACGAGAGATATTCCGTTGGACCTGAACCCATCCTCTTTCAGTGCTACAATACACTGTCCCTTCTTAATCATATCTGGTTTTATCTCTCTTCTTATAATACTTAAAACCGTCCCTGCCCAGTTGTAGTTATACTTTCCATAGCCGGAGATACGAATACCTAACTCTGCTATCTCTCCTGATACAACAGCAACCCCTGCATCTTTTGCTGCCTTTACCATCCCTTCAGATAACTCTTTTACCACCTCCACAGAAAGTTTATTTACATCAAGGATATTGGAGATAGCCACCGGTTCTGCACCATACCTTACAGCATCATCACACAGCATCGCAAATAGGTCATATGCCATTGTTCTATGAATACCTGTTCTTTCAGCAATCTCTACTTTTGTGCCGATACCATCGCTATTAAGCATCAGTTTCATAGTCCCGAGGGATATTGTGATAACCCTGTGAAGTCCCTCGCTTTCTAAAATTTTAACCTCTCCCTTCTTCCCTTTCCTGTTCTTAAATGTACTGTTAGAAGCAGAAGACATTATCTTTGAACAGGTATCCCCTAAAGATATATCAACACCTGCCCGTTTATAAGTAGTCATTTTTTCTCTATTTATTCTGTTGTTTTCCTCTACCAGCAAGTGGATGGAATGAGACAAGAAGAAAACAAAGGGGCTGTGGTTTACACAGCCCCTCTTACAATTCTATCCCTTACTAATTCCCTCT encodes the following:
- the trpE gene encoding anthranilate synthase component I, translating into MVYYRRRDALMDTYPDYNTFKKLAEKYPRVPLYREVIGDMETPVSAFLKIRKGTYNFLLESAEQEEKVGRYSFLGTNPELVITGKGKDVEIYNNRSGEKQTISSEVTTSVIDKILLENIAPSYSNLPGFTGGLIGYFSYDFVRQIEKLPDISPDTLNTPDFFFILAGDMAIFDHFKRKIILVTNVKINEWTSPEEGYKDGCSRLESLKDQIEKHTLLLEHPLSYNNGDVSFQSNFNRSAFIDAVKKTKRYIREGDIIQAVIAQRWQKELDIPAFNIYRALRTVNPSPYMFYIDAGEFKLVGSSPEILVKLDGKKATIRPIAGTRPRGRNEKEEAKLETELLADEKERAEHIMLVDLGRNDLGRVCIPGTVKVTELMVIEKYSHVMHIVSNVEGKMKPGKSAVDLIKASFPAGTVSGAPKIRAMEIIEEIEPEKRGPYAGAVGYFSLQGNMDFCITIRTFFIKENKLYIQAGAGIVADSVPEKEYRETENKARGLMEAYKLARRI
- a CDS encoding aminodeoxychorismate/anthranilate synthase component II, with the translated sequence MLLMIDNYDSFVYNLVQYFGELKQKVVVFRNDAISIEKIKKLKPSHIVISPGPGRPEDAGISCDVIKNFTGSIPILGVCLGHQCIGYVYGGKIIKADKLMHGKTSIIYHKKTGLYKGIPSPFTATRYHSLLIKNGSLPPEIIVDAWTKEGEIMGVRHKKYKLFGVQFHPEAVLTEYGKTILKNFLSL
- the kdsB gene encoding 3-deoxy-manno-octulosonate cytidylyltransferase, which gives rise to MRKEKIICVIPARYGSERLKGKVLYEINGKTVLHRVYERAKKVKEFSAIYIATDDRRVAEEAGRIGAEVIMTSPDCKSGTDRVAEAVKDMDVDIVVNIQADEPFLPVEAVEKPLEIMKKDKDIYAATSATKIRKADEVYDTNVVKIVFDKEGNTLYSSRSLIPYPSLYFTGNTPELLKRVSFYKHIGVYLFRKEFLKIFHKLPVSPLERIEKLEQLRIIENGYKLKVIVIQRDSPSVDTLEDIKRLTAME
- a CDS encoding AIR synthase-related protein — translated: MTTYKRAGVDISLGDTCSKIMSSASNSTFKNRKGKKGEVKILESEGLHRVITISLGTMKLMLNSDGIGTKVEIAERTGIHRTMAYDLFAMLCDDAVRYGAEPVAISNILDVNKLSVEVVKELSEGMVKAAKDAGVAVVSGEIAELGIRISGYGKYNYNWAGTVLSIIRREIKPDMIKKGQCIVALKEDGFRSNGISLVRKILSEKYGGNWHKKKIKGKRLGEMVLTPSRIYTPAGLDMLSFVEGIVHITGGGIPGKLGRVLSASGTGADIIDLYEPPDIMFLCQKCGGVDDREAYTVWNMGQGMLLITSQPEKVIKTAEKYKIKAKVSGEITGKKGIRLVSKGYYKQGRVLLFP